A stretch of DNA from Acomys russatus chromosome 4, mAcoRus1.1, whole genome shotgun sequence:
GGCAGACATAGCCCTGAAgcggtagctgagagctctatgtCCACATCTGCAGGTGGctggcagagggacagagaccgGACCTAGCTTGGACCCTTGAAACCGCAAAGCCcactctcagtgacacactttctccaacaaggccacagtccTTACCCTCCACCCCAttcccccctccagcccccatcaaGTAGCACCACTCCTTAATGATCAATTCTGTGCGCCTACTCAAACTGCCACACACGCCACATGACTTTAGTCCTTGCAAATGtattgagacttgttttgtgactTAACATATGCATTTGAGAGCAGTgtgtattctgtttttcttttctttctttggcttttcaagacacgGCTtccttgtgtagtcttggctgtcctagactcactttgtagtctgcctctgcctcctagagtgctgggattacaggcgtgtgctactgaGTATGTATTCTGATGTCAACAGAAGCATATGTGTGTTCCCAGGATGCCCCAGACACTGCATTTCTGGGTTTGTGTGAtaaacagaagataaaaataactcATGTAACTCATGAAACAGgaactttaagttaaaaaaaaatttttttttcgagacaggacagccaaggttacacagagaaaccctgtctcaaaactccccTCCCCCTAAAAAAACTCGAAATAGTGCCACAAACTTTGATGTtagaatacattaaaatttattttatttatttaatgatttttaagtaTGCATATATGGGTTTGTCCAAATGAGTACAGTTCCTCTGAAGGTCAAGGAACCAGTGTTGTGtttcctgaaactagagttacaggccatttttcagccatttgatgtgggtgctagaaactgaacttgggacctctgcaagaacaatatatggggctggagagatggctcagcgcttaagagcactggctgctcctccagaggtcctgagttcaattcccagtaaccacatggtggctcataaccacctatagtgagatctggtgccttctgggaCTGGTGTGCAGGCATTCATGCAGgatactgtttacataataagtgttaaaaaaaaaaaaaccagtatgtGCCCTTCactactgagtcacctctccagcctccattggATTATTTTCAAAGAGATGATTATATTGCTTTAGCTGAATCAATTCACCTTTAGGAATGGAGTCTACGTCCTTGTGTATGGAAATGGGCAGTAAGAGAACCTTAACTAAGGTATTCTTTTCCAAAGGTATCCTCCAGGTCCCCCTCCAACTTCGATCCAGGCAACTATGTTGAAGTGACTGATACAACCACCCACGTACCCTCAAAAGTGGTGATACAGGATATTACCATGGAGCTGCACTGTTCACTGTGTAAGGATTGGTTCCACGACCCACTGATGCTGAGCTGTGGCCACAACTTCTGCCAAACCTGTATCCAAAACTACTGGAAACTGCATGCAAAGGAAACATTCTGTCCGGAGTGTAAGATGCTATGCCAGTATAGCAACTGTACATTCaacctggtgctggagaagctggtGGAGAAGATTAAGAAGGTTCCCCTGCTCAGGAGCCACCCACAGTGCCCAGAGCACGGAGAGAACCTGAAACTGTTCAGTAAGCCAGAGGGGAAACTGATCTGCTTTCAATGCAAGGATGCACGATTGTCTATGGGGCAGTCTAAGGATTTCCTGCACATCTCTGATGCTGTCTGTTTCTTTACGGTGTGTGAGCCCTGGGTCTTGGGAAATCCATTAAGAAAACTCTTTTGGAgggcctcttctttcttctgaccTCATCCCTTTATCCAAATAATGAGAAAgctcagagtcctcagaaataCAACATACCTTGGAAAGTTCTCTCTCTAGAGACGCTATGTCCAGGAAAGGAGCTGTAAAGGAGCTATGGCTGACCCTCTCGGTTACACTGGGTAAAACATGAACAGATAGCACAGTCTTCCTGTTACAAAAAATTCAAACTTTGATCAAGTTTCAAATGCGTACAACAAGAGGATTATTATATGATAGTGTATTCCTGAGAGCTAAGTTTTGTCACGTTAGTAACTCCTTAGTGTTCAGGGTCTCTGAGACGGCCGTGGGATGTACAATGAAGGAAAGGTGCGAGACTAGAACTGGGAAATCATTTAGATTTGGATGGGTAGAAGGCAAAAGGAAACGTTCCAATGGGAACAGCGTATTTAAAGGTGTCCAGGGTGAGTACTACAGCCAGGGTGGAAATGTAGAATTGCAGCAGCCTCCTCCAATCCTGGTATCTGGACAACAGGATGTCAAAACTTGATTGTTTTGCTGTTTATTTCACTCACCAGTTTTGTTTCGGTCGTGCCGGGGACTGAATCCAGGGTGTAGTGCACACAAACAAGTATTACGCTATTAAACTATATCCTCGGCTCCAGTCACAAGTCTCAGTGGGCAAAAGTCATGACACAGTGGAAAGGAAACAGGTTTGGTACCAAGAACTTACTTGAGTGAACATAGCCTTATtagagaaaaaatgagaaagaactcCAGAGAGTAGGAGGGactctgtcttagtttgggttttactgctgtgaagagtcaccattaccaaggcaactcttataaaggaaaacactttttgggggcttgcttacagtttcagaggtttagccaaTTATCACCATGGTGGAAAGTGTGGCAGTGtccgggcagacatggtgctagagaagctGGGAGTCCTATatctcttattatttatttatttatttatttatttaggtttttcgagacagggtttctctgtgtagccttggccatcctggactcacttggtagaccaggctggcctcgaactcacagcgatccgcctgcctctgccttccgagtgctgggattaaaggcgtgcgccaccacgcccggttgagtcctatatcttgatccacaggcggCAAGGAGAGACTGTCCCAGCAGGGGTGGCTTGAACatataggagacctcaaagcccgcctccacagtgactcacttcctccaccaGGCCACACCTAATAATAGCACCACTCTATGGGCCAagtattcacacacatgaatctatgggagGTCAtaactattcaaaccaccacagactccAAACATGAAATACCTCAGAGTTTATGTATTTCCTGGCACACTGTGTCTTTGTAGATGTCCTTCCCACTgcccttccgtgtgtgtgtgtgtgtgtgtgtgtgtgtgtgtgtgtgcgtgcgcgcacatgtgACAGGACAATAGgaaggagctggttctttcctttcacaacATGGGTTCTAGAGACTGAACTTAGCTTAGCAGAGCCCTCTTACTTATCCCAGAAATTAGCTAACATTAAATTTGATAATTCCTTATGTTAAACTTTCTGTTTGGgcaaggtggtggtggcccatgcctttaatcccatcactcgggaggcaaaggcaggtggcttgctgtgagttcgaggctagcctggtctataaagtgagttccaggacagccaaggctacacagagaagccctatcttgaaaacaacaacaacaaccaccaccctcTGTTCAAACAAATACTAGCGTGGCTTCTACACCCTGGCAGGCTCTACTCTGTAGCTAGGACTGGACTCCCATGCTGTCATTGGTTTAGTCTGTCCTGTTCCACGCCTGTCTCTTTGTGCTATTGGCACAGGTCTTGTTCTGCTCCCCAGATGCATCTCTGTGctataggcatgtgtgtgcatgcatgtggaggtcacaggaaaaTTTTAGGTTATTCCTCAAGTTTTGTCAACTTTGTCAAGGCTTTTCATGAAGACTTGGGACTGAAGATTAGCTAGGCTGGCAGGCTGGCCAGTTAAGTCCCAACAATCTTATCTGTCTCCATGTTGCCAGTACTGAACTTAAGTGAGCCACCAAACCCAGCCTTTCACAtaagtgctggggaccaaactcaggtcctcacatctCTGTGGCTCTCCCCAGGCCCCAGGGATGCACGTTGTGTTCTTTTATTTCCCAGGTTGCTGTGGGTTAATTCTATTTGGTATTTCTAGGAGGAGCTTACCATCTATCAGAACCAACTCCAGACATCCCTACAGGAGCTTCAGTCTCTTAGAACGATGCAGAGAGATGCTATTGCTGCTTACAAGGTGAGGGGCAGGGTAAAGCGCTTATGACGCAGAGCTGGGATACACCCTTCCTGGGACTGCAGCCGTAGCAATGTACTAACTGGCACCTGGGCTATAGAGGTGATGTTATTTCACTTCAGAGTAGGAAGAAATGAGGTAGAAAAGGTCCCCGAAATTTGATCAGCTGAACAGATTAGCTTTTGCCCTAACATGCTGAGCCTTTTAGTGGTAAAGTTACTAGGTGAGCATTGTGGGATTGAGATCTGCTTGATCTACCCTTTCATCTATGGCAAAATAAGGACTTTACCAGTAAAACCTAACAAAGATGGCTATTTCCAAAGaagtacttttatttcttttgggttTGAAACCAGGTATCTTTGAACCATGCATGGGCTCTCAGATTACATTTCCCTATCTGATTCATCCTTGTTCGCTGTTTCTGAAGTACACAGAGCTGTTGCTTACACACGCCTACCCACTTTAGACTTCACAGGATTGCTAAACAACACCAACAGTCACTAGCGTGGGGGCTAAATGATAAGTTCTGTCTCTTCAGTAGTTACTCTATTATTAGAGCTATCTTTGACATTTGGCATCTGAAAAAACATGTAGCCtcagggaaagaaagacagatggagttacagatgcttccAGAGAATTTTGTTACCATTTCCTAGTTCAGCTACTACagcaaatattcattcatttaaaaaatatttatattgaatGGGTCAAGGCATTAGATTCATTCCCAAACTAGAATCTGAGTATTGGAGACAGGTATTAAATAACAACACCAACGCCAATAAGATAACAATGGTCATTAATACTATATGATATGAAAATATAGCACCAAAGAGGAGAACCTAAGTAGGTGGAGGAATGTGCTGTGAGGAAGTCACTGACACTGGGGGTGCACTGGTTGGTAGgatccttgcctagcatgcatgaggccctgagtttcaTCACCAACATCACATAAACctgcccagcactcagagggtagaagaaagaagatccaaagttcaaggtcatctttggcaaCACactgaattctaggctagcctgggatacatgagacccacTCTCAAAAagaatgtttgggttttttttttttgagcactgTAGGATGAGTAACTTAATCAAATGAACTGTGTGAGGGGAATATGAAACAAAGGTCCTGGAGGAGAGTGTTGTAGGGAGAGGGAAAAGATACATGGAAAAGTCCAAAAACAGGATGTTAAACAGAAAAAGGGTCAATAAAGCGATAGCATACTAGAGGCCGTTATGGCCCAATCATGCAGGTCCTTATATGGAAGACATTAAGTATTTTGAATTTGATCCTGTGACATGAGAAATAAGGATTTGTAAGCAGGACAGTTTCAtctcattttgaaaatgtgtgGTGGCTGTGTCAGAGACGATGGTGGCTGTGTGAGAGACGATGGTGGCTGTGTGAGAGACGATGGTGGCTGTGTGAGAGACGATGGTGGCTGTGTGAGAGACGATGGTGAGACCATATGGTTAGAAAACTGCTGCAGGTCAGTAGGCCAAGAGCACTGGCACTTGACTGGACTAGAGAGGCAGTGTATACACAGAGATAAGTAAGAACATATGGTGTAGGGAGGAAATTACATAGCTGTGGTGTGGTGATTGGCCAATTAGGAGGAGTGAATAGCAATATCAGATAAGCATTTGGGCTTAGGAGTCTGGAACTCAAAAGCTGGAGAAAAGCATTAGATGATATTTAAAGCTGCAAGAGGGGGAGTATTGCCTACAAAGTATAGCATGAGCTTAGGACAGAATACCAACTAATTTTAGTATTTAAAACTTGGTTAGAGGAAGTAGAACCAATTAGACTGGGAAATCAAGagaaaggtgaaaggaaaaatggaaatacTTGGGTTAGAAGAATTATAGAGTTAAGACTATTTTAAGAGGGTGACAATGATTGTCCATGACATCTTAGCCAGGAAACCAGGCCATGAAGATAGAAGTTTatgaacaaaaacagaaggaatctattattaattattaattattattattttggttttttgagacagtatttcacttgtgtagccttggttgttctggactcacttttgtagaccaggctggcctcgaactcacagcaatccgcctgcctctgcctcccaagtgctggattaaaggcgtgcaccaccatgcccagcaaaggGAATCAATTATTATAATCTTATTTTGTTAATGtattgaaacagggtctgtctctccatgtagctcttgctgccctggaattcacaatgtaaaccagactagcctcaaactcagagatctgcctgcctctgccacccgacccccacccccactgccaagtgctgggattagagccacgcaccaccatgcccaggttgaATACAAACTTTCATTGAGATTCAGTGAAAGTGCTGCAGTAGGGAGCAAGTGAACTTGGAACAAAAAGTCATTTTGGAGATGATGCATTTTCTGGGAATGATAAAATTCTTTGCGTGGTTGAGAATGAGTGGAGAAAGCTGTAAGtcattagaaatgaagaaaatgaggagCCGAGAAGTAAGGATGTAGAGAGTTCACAATGGAAGAAGCTgtgaacgaacacacacacacacacacacacacacacacacacacactctaagtGCAGCAATGATCAAATGTAGTGCTTTATGCATCAttcatgtcctgtttcttttATGTTGTCCTGGAAGAAggagtagttttgattttcataggACAGTTCTCCCAGGTTCCTTATGGCCCTGGTCTAACAGCATCATTTGGTAGATATGTTAGTATTCACTTTATAATGTCTGATTGACTCTACAACATTATTTAATAGAGCATTGGTTATCATCcaaacactgaggaaaaaaaaaatcaaaaacgaAACCGTTCATCCTACACGATAAAACTAGCTGGGAAAGAAGGAATAAGTCTCCCAAGGGCTCTGCCTAGTAAGTTGACTGTTGATGCTAAGCAGACATTTGTATGAAATTTCGCAAGGTGTGCTGGGTGGTGTGAATCCTTGTCCCCAAGTGCTAGTCTCAGTAGTAATCGTGGTGGTGATTATGGAGGTTTCCAGGACAACAAGATACAACTGCAGCAACACCTTTCCTTGGAGTTTCTGAAGCTGCACCAGTTCCTGCACAACAAAGAGAAGGACATCCTAAATGATCTCCGGGATGAGGGGAAGGTCTTGAGTGAGGAGATGGAGGTGAACCTGAACCAGCTTCAGGAGCAGTGTCTCCTCGCCAAAGACATGCTGGTGGACATTCAGACGCGGATGGAACAGCAGAACTCGTTTGAGTTCCTCAAAGTGAGATTCTGCACCAATTCGATTATGGGTACacttgggaaggagggaagagagcctggaggtgagggagggaaggaaaacaaacccTAACCAAGCTCAACCCAACTCAACCCAGGCCagcccaacccaacc
This window harbors:
- the Trim69 gene encoding E3 ubiquitin-protein ligase TRIM69; amino-acid sequence: MEVSSRSPSNFDPGNYVEVTDTTTHVPSKVVIQDITMELHCSLCKDWFHDPLMLSCGHNFCQTCIQNYWKLHAKETFCPECKMLCQYSNCTFNLVLEKLVEKIKKVPLLRSHPQCPEHGENLKLFSKPEGKLICFQCKDARLSMGQSKDFLHISDAVCFFTEELTIYQNQLQTSLQELQSLRTMQRDAIAAYKDNKIQLQQHLSLEFLKLHQFLHNKEKDILNDLRDEGKVLSEEMEVNLNQLQEQCLLAKDMLVDIQTRMEQQNSFEFLKDITMLLDSIQKGMKTLSPRQIISKRLSPGRFRGPIQYIIWREMQSVLSPGLSQLTMDPKTAHPNLVLSKCRTSVCHGDIKQIMPDDPERFDSSVAVLGSKGFSSGKWYWEVEVAKKTKWTIGVARESIIRKGSCPLTPEQGFWLLRLRNQTNLKALDLPSTSLEMENLNRVGVYLDYEGGQVSFYNAATMSHLYTFSGLFMEKVFPYFCPCLNDGGENKEPLHIVHPQ